In the genome of Helicobacter kayseriensis, one region contains:
- a CDS encoding cytochrome b, translating into MAEIKKANGLIDWLDQRLAVRSLTKVLMTEYWIPKNINFLWAMGVLLLVLFSMLFISGLFLLMYYKPDVNLAFDSVNYTIMTEVAYGWLWRNIHAVSASMVFLIIYIHMFVGIYYGSYKQGREMIWITGMLLFVLFSAEAFSGYMLPWGQMSYWAAVVITNLFGGIPFIGPDIVEWIRGDYSVADATLTRFFMLHVCLLPVLIMAVIAIHFYSLRIPHVNNAEGEKLDFEAEAQKYLEGKKKESKVIPFWPAFLSKDIFVIFVFLALFFYLACFNFNFALDPINFDPANNLKTPAHIYPEWYFLWSYEVLRGFFFSSSFGLAMFGLANVIFFILPFLDRSPVVAPAHKRPAFFAWFAVLLIDMIVLTIYGKLPPEGINVWIGCIASSVFIALFIILPLITKNEKAGGNQ; encoded by the coding sequence ATGGCTGAAATTAAAAAAGCAAATGGGCTCATTGACTGGTTAGATCAGCGCCTTGCCGTTAGAAGCCTTACAAAAGTCTTAATGACAGAATATTGGATTCCTAAAAATATTAATTTCTTGTGGGCGATGGGGGTTTTACTCCTTGTCTTATTTTCAATGCTTTTTATCTCTGGCTTATTTTTATTAATGTATTACAAGCCCGATGTTAATCTAGCCTTTGATAGTGTTAATTACACTATTATGACAGAAGTTGCCTATGGATGGCTATGGAGAAATATTCACGCAGTTAGTGCAAGCATGGTTTTCCTTATTATCTATATTCACATGTTTGTTGGAATCTATTATGGCTCTTACAAACAAGGACGAGAAATGATTTGGATCACAGGAATGCTTCTCTTTGTGCTCTTTTCTGCAGAAGCCTTTAGTGGCTATATGCTTCCATGGGGACAAATGAGCTATTGGGCAGCTGTTGTTATTACAAACCTCTTTGGAGGAATCCCTTTTATTGGACCCGATATTGTTGAATGGATTAGAGGAGACTATAGTGTTGCAGATGCGACATTGACAAGATTTTTTATGCTTCATGTTTGCTTGCTTCCAGTGCTTATTATGGCTGTTATTGCAATCCATTTCTATAGCTTACGAATCCCTCATGTCAATAATGCTGAAGGAGAAAAATTAGATTTTGAAGCTGAGGCTCAAAAATACCTTGAAGGCAAGAAAAAAGAATCAAAGGTTATTCCATTCTGGCCAGCATTCTTATCAAAAGACATCTTTGTCATCTTTGTGTTTTTAGCACTCTTCTTTTATCTTGCTTGCTTTAACTTCAACTTTGCACTCGATCCAATTAATTTTGATCCTGCAAACAACCTCAAAACACCTGCACACATTTACCCTGAATGGTATTTCTTGTGGAGTTATGAAGTATTGAGAGGATTTTTCTTTAGTAGCAGTTTTGGTCTTGCAATGTTTGGGCTTGCAAATGTGATTTTCTTCATTCTTCCATTCCTTGATCGTAGCCCCGTGGTAGCTCCAGCACACAAAAGACCTGCATTTTTTGCATGGTTTGCTGTTTTACTTATTGACATGATTGTCTTGACAATCTATGGAAAGCTTCCTCCAGAGGGAATCAATGTCTGGATTGGATGTATTGCCTCAAGTGTCTTTATTGCACTTTTTATTATTCTTCCACTAATTACAAAGAATGAAAAAGCAGGAGGAAATCAATAA
- the petA gene encoding ubiquinol-cytochrome c reductase iron-sulfur subunit, with protein sequence MNKRRDFIGMALGGGAALGAAASLVAMKRTWDPLPNVVSAGFTTVDISSLQEGEMMTVEWRKKPVYILRMAKNDADAQNFLGKRNFQIGDAIYTIGIQVCTHLGCIPGYDANKKEFLCACHGGRFNSSGINAPGTPPPKPMTIPPFKILEDGKKILLGEAGEEYNQLSDKE encoded by the coding sequence ATGAATAAAAGAAGAGATTTTATCGGCATGGCTCTAGGTGGAGGAGCGGCTTTAGGTGCTGCTGCTTCACTTGTTGCCATGAAGAGAACTTGGGATCCACTCCCTAATGTCGTATCTGCCGGCTTCACGACGGTAGATATTTCCTCTCTGCAAGAGGGTGAAATGATGACAGTTGAGTGGAGAAAGAAACCTGTTTATATCCTAAGGATGGCAAAAAATGATGCGGATGCACAAAACTTTTTAGGAAAAAGAAATTTTCAAATTGGTGATGCAATTTATACAATCGGGATTCAAGTCTGCACTCATCTTGGATGCATCCCAGGATATGATGCCAACAAAAAAGAATTTCTCTGCGCTTGCCATGGTGGAAGATTTAACTCATCAGGAATCAACGCCCCTGGAACCCCTCCTCCTAAACCCATGACAATCCCACCCTTTAAAATACTTGAAGATGGCAAAAAAATCTTGCTTGGAGAAGCAGGAGAAGAATACAATCAACTAAGCGATAAGGAGTAG
- a CDS encoding NAD+ synthase produces the protein MSREMRILKEEMIDFLKSEVKEKGFERVIFGLSGGIDSAVVAFVCKEAFGSNAKALLMPSLRGSQENFEDAKILTELLKIPYEIIPLEPYERVFGSYEEIDQLRYGNFCARTRMMLLYDRSQRDRSLVVGTSNKSELMLGYGTIYGDLACAINPIGDLFKTEIFELARFLQVPEKIICKAPSADLYEGQSDEKEIGLSYDEIDSILRKIDYKNLNCSNLNLVLDTMQGKHSKKNLGKILDRIWKNKFKTQNIKIFRHGGSDDKEHPIFS, from the coding sequence ATGAGCAGAGAGATGAGGATTCTCAAAGAAGAAATGATTGATTTTTTGAAAAGTGAAGTAAAAGAGAAAGGGTTTGAACGCGTTATTTTTGGATTGAGTGGAGGGATTGATAGCGCTGTTGTGGCTTTTGTATGTAAAGAAGCATTTGGAAGCAATGCAAAAGCTCTTCTAATGCCTTCTTTGAGAGGATCTCAAGAGAATTTTGAAGATGCAAAAATATTAACAGAGTTGCTTAAGATTCCTTATGAAATTATTCCTCTTGAGCCTTATGAAAGAGTGTTTGGATCATATGAAGAGATAGATCAATTGCGATATGGAAATTTTTGCGCTAGGACTAGAATGATGCTTTTGTATGATCGCTCCCAGAGGGATCGTTCGCTTGTTGTCGGGACAAGCAATAAGAGTGAATTGATGTTGGGATATGGGACAATTTATGGAGATTTGGCCTGTGCGATTAATCCAATTGGAGATTTATTCAAAACTGAAATTTTTGAACTTGCAAGGTTTTTGCAAGTTCCAGAAAAGATTATCTGTAAGGCGCCAAGTGCTGATTTATACGAGGGGCAAAGTGATGAGAAAGAAATAGGGCTTTCTTATGATGAAATTGATTCTATCTTGAGAAAAATAGATTATAAAAATTTAAATTGTTCTAATTTAAATTTAGTTCTTGATACAATGCAAGGGAAACATTCTAAAAAAAATTTAGGAAAGATACTTGATCGGATATGGAAAAACAAATTTAAAACACAAAACATAAAAATTTTTAGACATGGAGGATCGGATGATAAAGAGCATCCCATTTTTTCTTGA
- a CDS encoding DegT/DnrJ/EryC1/StrS family aminotransferase translates to MIKSIPFFLEFFQEEDLRNLSDVVRKHSNLSTDWGYMLGDREKCIEKYEEEIIKITRSKYAIATQADHCALLLAFRALGLKRNHRVICSIYCHPMVPECIRLFDAEPLFVDIDPSTLAMLPEQCEELLENGARDRIKAIVVSHVGGLTNMDPFHKMKEKYHVNIIEDLSYSLGLMNSSGVHAGIDLQTDFAIVSRFSGFLRRLSSCSTLLTSNGELAKKCRRLRYHSMVRDSVNNSIFYDITDLTLEYNPSIFDLNVATLAVRRNQEAIKRRAQIAMRYREALQDIKGVKFLKQDLETVHAICFIFFERGRDQIANYLSERGIGVRLPYVPFNLLSFHQNKSFLKVTQYPNALDVYQRVLALPCYLGMTDEDVDYVVATLQAILKDENF, encoded by the coding sequence ATGATAAAGAGCATCCCATTTTTTCTTGAATTTTTTCAGGAGGAAGACTTACGAAATCTATCTGATGTGGTTAGAAAGCACTCAAATCTAAGCACTGATTGGGGGTATATGCTTGGTGATCGTGAAAAGTGTATTGAAAAGTATGAAGAGGAGATCATCAAAATTACAAGATCTAAATATGCAATTGCGACTCAAGCTGATCATTGCGCTCTTTTGCTTGCTTTTAGAGCCCTTGGTTTAAAAAGAAATCATCGTGTGATTTGTTCAATTTATTGTCATCCTATGGTTCCAGAATGTATTCGTTTGTTTGATGCGGAGCCATTGTTTGTAGATATTGATCCTTCGACACTAGCAATGCTTCCTGAGCAATGTGAGGAATTACTTGAAAATGGAGCAAGAGATCGAATAAAAGCTATTGTTGTTTCTCATGTTGGCGGATTGACGAATATGGACCCCTTTCATAAGATGAAAGAAAAGTATCATGTCAATATTATTGAAGACTTGAGCTATTCTTTGGGGCTGATGAATTCTAGTGGGGTTCATGCGGGAATTGATTTGCAGACAGATTTTGCAATTGTTTCTCGTTTTTCTGGTTTTCTTAGGAGGCTGTCTAGCTGTTCAACGCTTTTGACAAGCAATGGGGAATTGGCAAAAAAATGTCGTCGACTGCGATATCACTCTATGGTGAGAGATTCAGTCAATAATAGTATTTTTTATGATATTACAGATTTGACATTGGAATACAACCCAAGCATTTTTGACTTAAATGTTGCAACACTAGCAGTTAGAAGAAACCAAGAGGCTATCAAAAGAAGAGCGCAAATTGCAATGCGTTATCGTGAAGCATTGCAAGATATCAAAGGTGTCAAGTTTTTAAAACAAGATTTGGAAACTGTTCATGCAATTTGTTTTATCTTCTTTGAGAGGGGAAGGGATCAAATTGCTAATTATTTATCTGAGAGGGGAATTGGGGTGCGTCTGCCCTATGTTCCTTTTAATCTTTTGAGTTTTCACCAAAACAAAAGCTTTTTAAAGGTGACGCAATATCCAAATGCTTTGGATGTCTATCAGAGAGTTTTAGCACTGCCTTGCTATCTTGGAATGACTGATGAAGATGTGGATTATGTTGTTGCTACACTTCAAGCTATTCTGAAAGATGAGAATTTTTAA
- a CDS encoding tetraacyldisaccharide 4'-kinase, with protein MRLIDRYFYKPTWWQKIIIFLLLPLSFFYCLIAFLKRKFLFQTDFGIPIVSVGNLVVGGSGKTPFILEMAKFFPHYKIAIVSRGYKRRSKGLVVVSDQGKILCPQEDAGDEPFLMAKSVKNASVIVCKKRKEAILKAKEMGCEMIFLDDGFRFNYKKLNVVLKPKLEPYYPFCLPSGMYREWRGSYREADLVVQEGIDYAREVSVKNPSERMLLLTAIANPSRLDEFLPSVVGKIYYADHARFDFDELKKKIQDLKASSLLVTSKDLVKLEDFDFPISVLELRLKIDQQIIDQIQTYVKGEKDA; from the coding sequence TTGCGACTAATTGATCGTTACTTTTATAAGCCTACATGGTGGCAGAAGATTATTATTTTTCTTCTGTTGCCATTATCTTTTTTTTATTGTCTGATTGCGTTTTTGAAGCGTAAATTTCTTTTTCAAACTGATTTTGGAATCCCAATTGTAAGTGTAGGGAATCTTGTTGTTGGAGGTAGTGGAAAAACCCCTTTTATCTTAGAAATGGCCAAATTTTTTCCTCATTACAAAATTGCAATTGTCTCGCGAGGATATAAACGTAGAAGCAAGGGGCTTGTTGTGGTTTCAGATCAGGGAAAGATTCTGTGTCCACAAGAAGATGCTGGAGATGAGCCGTTTTTGATGGCTAAAAGTGTTAAGAATGCAAGTGTTATTGTTTGTAAAAAGCGCAAAGAGGCAATCTTGAAGGCAAAAGAAATGGGGTGTGAGATGATATTTTTAGATGATGGATTTCGATTCAATTATAAAAAACTCAATGTTGTCTTAAAACCCAAGCTAGAACCTTATTATCCTTTTTGTTTGCCAAGTGGTATGTATCGCGAATGGAGGGGATCATATAGAGAGGCTGATTTGGTAGTGCAAGAGGGGATTGATTATGCGCGAGAGGTGAGTGTAAAAAATCCAAGTGAGAGAATGTTGTTGCTAACTGCTATAGCCAATCCATCAAGATTGGATGAGTTTTTGCCTTCTGTTGTGGGGAAGATTTATTATGCAGATCATGCGCGATTTGATTTTGATGAACTGAAGAAAAAAATACAGGATTTAAAAGCCTCTAGTTTGCTTGTTACCTCAAAAGATTTGGTCAAGCTTGAAGATTTTGATTTCCCTATAAGTGTTCTTGAGTTAAGATTAAAGATCGATCAGCAGATTATTGATCAGATTCAGACCTATGTCAAAGGAGAAAAAGATGCTTAA
- the bcp gene encoding thioredoxin-dependent thiol peroxidase, whose translation MLKQGDQAPHFALPNQDGIEVALNDLLGRVLVLYFYPKDNTSGCSLEAQDFTALLEEFDLNGASIVGISPDSQKSHKRFIENKQLQIMLLSDQEKVVASKYGAFGEKKLYGKTYEGIIRSTFIIGEDGKILETFYNVKAKGHAQKVLERLKELKGKSGEEKRS comes from the coding sequence ATGCTTAAGCAAGGAGATCAAGCTCCACATTTTGCACTTCCCAATCAAGATGGGATTGAGGTAGCATTGAATGATTTGTTGGGGCGTGTATTAGTGCTTTATTTTTATCCTAAGGATAATACTTCAGGCTGTTCTTTGGAAGCTCAGGATTTTACTGCGTTGTTGGAAGAATTTGACTTGAATGGAGCAAGTATTGTGGGAATTAGTCCAGATAGTCAAAAAAGTCATAAACGCTTTATAGAAAACAAGCAACTTCAGATCATGCTTTTGAGTGATCAAGAAAAGGTTGTGGCATCTAAATATGGAGCTTTTGGAGAAAAGAAGCTTTATGGGAAGACTTATGAGGGAATCATCCGATCTACTTTTATTATTGGAGAAGATGGAAAGATTTTAGAGACCTTTTATAATGTCAAGGCCAAAGGGCATGCTCAAAAGGTGCTTGAGCGTTTGAAAGAATTAAAAGGAAAATCAGGCGAGGAAAAGAGGAGTTAG
- the mnmA gene encoding tRNA 2-thiouridine(34) synthase MnmA, with the protein MKVALLMSGGVDSSYCAYLLKKAGYEVLGIYLKLHDKEEKHQIFIQNCIKVSQNLGFEFQVIDAQKEFKEKVYNEFIASYQRGETPNPCALCNPLMKFGLALQKALEMGCEKIATGHYARIQEVNGIKCIREARDPSKDQSYFLYAISQQAIDSLIFPLGDYLKVDVKKEAFEAMPWLGSLETYKESQEICFVETDYIDILKKTLEVEKKGIVRDINGNAVGEHKGYMQYTIGKRKGFSVKGALEPHYVLGIDAQKNEIIVGKKEDLAIKTIKAINKSLVNFQDGNYEVKIRYRSTKTSAKVTLQDGIIAAELTEDVFGVAKGQALVVYDGECVLGGGVII; encoded by the coding sequence ATGAAAGTTGCATTATTAATGAGTGGGGGCGTAGATAGCTCATATTGTGCTTATCTTCTCAAAAAAGCAGGATATGAAGTCCTTGGAATCTATCTTAAATTACATGACAAAGAAGAAAAGCATCAGATTTTTATCCAAAACTGCATCAAGGTCTCGCAAAATTTAGGATTTGAGTTTCAAGTGATTGATGCACAAAAAGAATTTAAAGAAAAAGTTTACAATGAATTTATTGCCTCATATCAAAGAGGAGAGACACCCAATCCTTGCGCGCTTTGCAATCCTTTAATGAAATTTGGACTAGCTCTTCAAAAAGCTCTTGAGATGGGATGTGAAAAGATTGCTACAGGACATTATGCGCGCATCCAAGAAGTAAATGGAATTAAGTGCATTAGAGAAGCTAGAGATCCTAGCAAAGATCAAAGTTATTTTTTGTATGCAATTTCCCAACAAGCCATCGATTCTCTCATTTTTCCGCTTGGAGACTATCTAAAGGTGGATGTAAAAAAAGAAGCTTTTGAAGCAATGCCTTGGCTTGGAAGTCTTGAAACCTACAAAGAATCACAAGAAATTTGCTTTGTAGAAACAGACTATATTGACATTCTCAAAAAAACGCTTGAAGTAGAAAAAAAGGGAATTGTTCGAGATATTAATGGAAACGCAGTAGGAGAGCACAAAGGCTATATGCAATACACAATCGGTAAGCGCAAAGGCTTTAGCGTCAAAGGAGCACTTGAACCACATTATGTTTTAGGAATTGATGCACAAAAAAATGAAATCATTGTTGGAAAAAAAGAAGACCTTGCAATTAAAACCATCAAAGCCATCAACAAAAGCTTAGTGAATTTCCAAGATGGAAACTATGAAGTCAAGATTCGCTATCGAAGCACAAAAACCTCAGCAAAAGTTACACTTCAAGATGGAATCATCGCTGCAGAATTAACAGAGGATGTTTTTGGTGTCGCAAAAGGTCAGGCACTTGTTGTTTATGATGGAGAATGCGTGTTAGGAGGAGGAGTGATTATCTAA
- a CDS encoding adenylosuccinate synthase, translated as MADLVVGLQWGDEGKGKIVDLLAKDYDVVVRYQGGHNAGHTIVVEGKKIALHLLPSGVLYPHCQNVIGNGVVVEPHSLVTEMKQFGIECLQNRLFISDRAHVILPIHAKLDLLREKLKGKEAIGTTGKGIGPSYADKVSRVGIRMGELRDMETLKQKVQFAYRELQILAQAMGETIESLDEIVCSLREVSEILMPFVCDSVHFLWNAKEQGKKILLEGAQGSMLDLDHGTYPFVTSSTTISAGACSGSGINIREVQEVIGIAKAYCTRVGNGPFPSEEFGNIAQEIQTKGGEFGTTTGRARRCGWFDAVALKYACNLNGCTQIALMKLDVLDGLEEIKVCTQYEYRGEKIDYIPYDYSEVKPIYQTFKGWDKTCGARSRSDLPKEAQEYIVALEKLVGVRISIVSTSPDREDTIIEDKV; from the coding sequence ATGGCTGATTTGGTTGTAGGCTTGCAATGGGGAGATGAGGGGAAGGGAAAAATTGTGGATTTATTGGCAAAAGATTATGATGTTGTTGTGCGCTATCAGGGTGGGCATAATGCGGGACACACTATTGTTGTAGAAGGCAAGAAGATCGCCCTTCATCTCCTGCCCTCAGGAGTACTCTATCCTCACTGTCAAAATGTGATTGGCAATGGGGTGGTTGTTGAACCCCATTCATTGGTTACTGAAATGAAGCAATTTGGGATTGAATGTTTGCAAAATCGTCTTTTTATTAGTGATCGTGCTCATGTGATTCTACCAATTCATGCCAAATTGGATCTTCTGCGAGAGAAACTTAAAGGAAAGGAAGCGATTGGAACGACAGGAAAGGGGATTGGTCCAAGTTATGCAGATAAGGTTTCAAGAGTGGGGATTAGAATGGGGGAACTTAGAGATATGGAGACATTAAAGCAAAAAGTTCAATTTGCTTATCGTGAGTTACAGATTTTAGCTCAAGCAATGGGTGAAACGATTGAGAGTTTGGATGAGATTGTTTGCTCATTGCGTGAGGTGAGTGAGATTTTGATGCCTTTTGTGTGTGATAGTGTGCATTTTCTTTGGAACGCTAAGGAGCAAGGAAAGAAAATTCTTCTTGAGGGAGCTCAAGGAAGTATGCTTGATTTGGATCATGGGACCTATCCGTTTGTGACAAGCTCAACAACAATTAGTGCAGGAGCATGTAGTGGAAGCGGGATCAATATCCGAGAAGTGCAAGAAGTTATAGGGATTGCAAAAGCTTATTGCACGCGTGTGGGCAATGGTCCCTTTCCAAGCGAAGAGTTTGGGAATATTGCTCAAGAGATACAAACTAAGGGGGGAGAGTTTGGAACAACAACAGGGAGAGCAAGGAGATGTGGGTGGTTTGATGCTGTTGCGCTTAAATATGCTTGCAATCTCAATGGATGTACCCAAATCGCACTTATGAAACTTGATGTGCTTGATGGTCTTGAGGAAATCAAGGTTTGCACGCAATATGAGTATAGGGGTGAGAAAATTGATTATATTCCTTATGATTATTCTGAAGTTAAGCCTATCTATCAAACTTTTAAAGGATGGGATAAAACTTGTGGGGCAAGATCTAGAAGTGATTTGCCCAAAGAAGCACAAGAATATATTGTGGCTTTAGAAAAGTTGGTGGGAGTGAGAATTTCAATTGTTTCAACAAGTCCAGATCGCGAGGATACGATTATTGAAGACAAAGTTTGA
- a CDS encoding flagellar FliJ family protein, giving the protein MKTKFDVLVKASEQKIKMCEQAIFQINQKIREHEEKIDQILHQMYELEIPFWGSNLLFSEVYENKKICLNLIDEEKAKISHLKLERRQQEQECHQFSLELEKMRFLQKQDIQKKLEQKKLREQKEMDEIAGMRFYLKGEKNEEI; this is encoded by the coding sequence TTGAAGACAAAGTTTGATGTTTTGGTCAAGGCAAGTGAGCAAAAAATCAAAATGTGCGAGCAGGCTATTTTCCAAATCAATCAAAAAATAAGAGAACATGAAGAAAAAATTGATCAAATTTTGCATCAAATGTATGAACTTGAGATTCCTTTTTGGGGATCCAATCTTTTGTTCTCCGAAGTGTATGAAAATAAAAAAATCTGTTTGAATCTAATTGATGAAGAAAAAGCAAAAATTTCTCATCTAAAATTAGAAAGACGACAACAAGAACAAGAATGTCATCAATTTTCTTTGGAGCTTGAAAAAATGCGATTTTTGCAAAAACAAGACATTCAAAAGAAATTGGAACAAAAAAAACTAAGAGAACAAAAAGAGATGGATGAAATTGCAGGAATGCGTTTTTATCTTAAAGGAGAAAAAAATGAAGAGATTTAA
- a CDS encoding MotE family protein, with protein sequence MKRFKLILMFCIAGLMANEEHLNQEIGEDKILECNLIFESRKEEIEAQLKKLEEQQQSLLILQNATEDVLKERQEALDQRYQELERDKVAFEEQKKQYEQEQKQREEDLQKQQEQKTKEIADLIQKNEELLQEIKRERKSKLVETYSKMKDSKAAQILESMPIDDVVGILGSMETKLVGKILAKMNAQKAAEITLAIQKDGQHKTLPQTQEE encoded by the coding sequence ATGAAGAGATTTAAATTGATTTTAATGTTTTGTATTGCTGGACTTATGGCCAATGAAGAGCATTTAAATCAAGAAATCGGTGAAGATAAAATTTTGGAATGCAATTTAATTTTTGAATCAAGAAAAGAAGAAATCGAAGCACAACTTAAAAAACTTGAAGAACAGCAACAATCCCTTTTGATCTTGCAAAATGCAACAGAAGATGTTTTGAAGGAGAGACAGGAAGCTTTAGATCAAAGATATCAAGAGTTAGAAAGAGATAAAGTTGCTTTTGAAGAGCAGAAGAAGCAATATGAGCAAGAGCAAAAACAAAGAGAGGAAGATCTTCAAAAACAACAAGAGCAAAAAACCAAAGAAATTGCAGATTTGATACAAAAAAATGAAGAATTGCTTCAAGAAATTAAGAGGGAAAGAAAAAGCAAGCTTGTTGAAACTTATAGCAAAATGAAAGATTCAAAGGCTGCTCAGATTTTGGAATCAATGCCTATTGATGATGTTGTCGGGATTTTAGGAAGTATGGAGACAAAACTTGTGGGGAAGATTCTAGCAAAAATGAATGCACAAAAGGCTGCAGAAATCACATTGGCAATTCAAAAGGATGGACAGCACAAGACTTTGCCACAAACGCAAGAAGAGTGA
- the aroQ gene encoding type II 3-dehydroquinate dehydratase yields the protein MKVLVIQGPNLNILGHRDPRIYGNVTLEQIHQNMQDMAKQNEIELEFFQSNFEGEIIDKLQECIGGEYQGVIINPAAYAHTSIAIADAIASCGVPCVEVHLSNIFAREDYRSKSYTGAVSAGVISGFGAFGYHLALISLFQIMKEIKALADAQQKQA from the coding sequence ATGAAAGTTTTAGTTATTCAAGGACCAAATCTTAATATTCTGGGGCACAGAGATCCAAGAATCTATGGAAATGTTACTTTAGAGCAAATTCATCAAAATATGCAAGATATGGCAAAACAAAATGAAATAGAGCTCGAGTTCTTTCAAAGCAATTTTGAAGGAGAAATCATTGATAAGCTTCAAGAATGTATTGGTGGAGAATATCAGGGTGTGATTATCAATCCTGCAGCATATGCTCATACTTCTATTGCAATTGCTGATGCAATCGCATCGTGCGGAGTGCCATGTGTTGAGGTACATTTAAGCAATATTTTTGCTAGAGAGGATTATCGAAGCAAAAGTTACACAGGAGCAGTGAGCGCTGGAGTAATCTCTGGATTTGGAGCCTTTGGTTATCATTTGGCATTGATTTCGCTCTTTCAGATTATGAAAGAAATTAAAGCATTGGCTGATGCACAACAAAAACAAGCTTAA
- a CDS encoding aminopeptidase P family protein yields MHNKNKLNSPYLLNTESAQYYECSYSCDHALVLVCGDEKFFFTDGRYDIEARAYVHRGVEVIKAQDLVLSVCQFVIQNKISSLIYDPLYTSVLDFERMKSLLSGIELRAQTNFHQELRKVKTNEEIEKIRRSQKLNKEAFKRFAEFLQISEGKNEKELHFWAQAFLSQNGQYSLSFDPIFALNGNGAKAHALPDETSILQKGDWILFDAGIKYERYCSDMTRCAYFDREIDFFKSQTHSHSEFQKIYEVVREAKEYAIENLREGMRAKEIDALARSVIEKKGFGQYFTHSTGHGIGLDIHELPRISPKSDEIVSEGMVFSVEPGIYLAQQIGVRLEDLVVIKNGRAEVL; encoded by the coding sequence ATGCACAACAAAAACAAGCTTAATTCTCCCTATCTTTTAAATACTGAGAGTGCTCAATATTATGAGTGCTCTTATTCTTGTGATCATGCTTTAGTTTTGGTGTGCGGAGATGAAAAGTTCTTCTTCACAGATGGCCGATATGATATTGAAGCAAGGGCTTATGTTCATCGTGGCGTTGAGGTGATTAAGGCACAAGATTTAGTTTTGAGCGTATGTCAATTTGTGATTCAAAACAAAATCTCTTCTTTGATTTATGATCCTTTATATACAAGCGTTTTGGACTTTGAAAGGATGAAGTCCTTATTGTCTGGCATTGAATTGCGGGCACAAACGAATTTTCATCAAGAGTTACGCAAAGTCAAAACAAATGAGGAGATCGAAAAAATCAGACGATCGCAAAAATTAAACAAGGAAGCATTTAAGAGATTTGCAGAATTTTTGCAAATCTCAGAAGGAAAAAACGAGAAAGAATTGCACTTTTGGGCACAAGCATTTTTATCTCAAAATGGACAGTATTCTTTGAGCTTTGATCCTATCTTTGCTTTGAATGGAAATGGGGCAAAAGCTCATGCCTTGCCCGATGAAACGAGCATTTTGCAAAAAGGCGATTGGATCTTGTTTGATGCGGGAATCAAATATGAGCGGTATTGTTCTGATATGACAAGGTGTGCATATTTTGATCGCGAAATTGATTTTTTTAAATCCCAAACACATAGCCATAGCGAATTTCAAAAAATTTATGAAGTTGTGAGAGAGGCTAAAGAGTATGCGATTGAGAATCTAAGAGAGGGGATGAGGGCAAAAGAAATTGATGCCTTAGCAAGAAGTGTAATTGAAAAAAAAGGATTTGGCCAATATTTTACTCATTCGACAGGACATGGGATTGGGCTTGATATCCATGAGCTTCCACGAATTTCTCCCAAAAGCGATGAGATTGTGAGTGAGGGGATGGTATTTTCTGTTGAGCCAGGGATTTATTTGGCTCAACAAATTGGTGTGCGCTTAGAGGATTTGGTAGTGATTAAAAATGGGAGAGCCGAAGTCTTATGA
- the folK gene encoding 2-amino-4-hydroxy-6-hydroxymethyldihydropteridine diphosphokinase — protein sequence MRKLLYSRFFPFVSRKKSKLKNQVMLGVGGNIGDCLFCFEALFRKISKDARFCILSTSPIYRNPPFGYEQQNDFLNATIQIATSCGVTEMFRMIFYWERCFGRGRKRAFKNAPRTLDVDLLWFNQLKLSWPSLHLPHPQWHNRESVLIPLQLQTII from the coding sequence ATGAGAAAGTTGCTCTATAGTCGCTTTTTCCCTTTTGTTTCGCGCAAAAAATCCAAATTAAAAAATCAAGTCATGCTTGGAGTGGGTGGAAATATAGGTGATTGCTTATTTTGCTTTGAGGCTTTGTTTCGTAAAATATCTAAGGACGCTCGCTTTTGCATCCTCTCTACTTCTCCAATTTATCGCAATCCTCCGTTTGGATATGAGCAACAAAATGATTTTTTAAATGCAACAATACAGATTGCCACATCTTGTGGAGTAACTGAGATGTTTAGAATGATTTTTTATTGGGAGAGATGTTTTGGAAGAGGCAGAAAGCGAGCTTTCAAAAATGCTCCAAGGACACTTGATGTTGATTTGTTATGGTTTAATCAATTAAAACTAAGTTGGCCATCTTTGCATTTGCCTCATCCTCAATGGCATAATCGAGAATCAGTGCTTATCCCATTGCAATTGCAAACAATCATTTAA